In the genome of Croceimicrobium hydrocarbonivorans, one region contains:
- a CDS encoding thiol-disulfide oxidoreductase DCC family protein: MFQKVRETQFPPAQVTMYWDGDCSFCRFWTSNWDKLLKGKVVFEPYQNGIEQFQDLDPQIFKEASRLIDSDGYIYSGPDSAYRSLYLAGKYRWMHRSYQRNVLFRNFSDRLYQWIATNRGFCFRITKLLFGTDPMNLRPFWAIYLFVILFLILS; this comes from the coding sequence GTGTTCCAAAAAGTTCGAGAAACACAGTTTCCACCAGCTCAAGTGACCATGTATTGGGACGGCGATTGTTCTTTTTGCCGTTTCTGGACCAGCAACTGGGATAAGTTGCTAAAGGGCAAAGTTGTATTTGAGCCCTATCAAAATGGAATTGAGCAATTCCAGGATTTAGATCCCCAAATTTTTAAGGAAGCCAGTCGCTTAATTGATAGCGATGGGTATATATACAGCGGACCGGATTCGGCTTATCGCAGCCTGTATTTGGCTGGGAAATACCGCTGGATGCACAGATCCTATCAAAGGAATGTGCTCTTTCGCAATTTTAGTGATCGTTTGTATCAATGGATCGCCACCAATAGAGGTTTCTGTTTCCGCATCACAAAATTGCTTTTTGGCACCGATCCTATGAACCTTCGACCTTTTTGGGCGATATACTTATTTGTAATCTTGTTTCTGATCCTTAGCTAG
- a CDS encoding vWA domain-containing protein, with translation MEITFSYSPWYLVPAALLIGLGLFFYYFRKPEYTKTQIWTLAALRFLGLLLLCFFLLKPQIVEREIQALKPRLVFLEDLSRSMRYHQDSLALDSMLGAWPAQAETQLNKYQLFSYVFANTLDADSVKEAEFTNIYQALNEVQDRFYGEPLAAAVLLTDGVYNQGRNPLQFAAQSNVPLYILKYGNQEQARDIGIEDLRYNKSLSLGRKLSLEIDLAARNAAGSSFKLEIRNEQKQLVHQANFTVNREEWLESLIVELAADEEGLQSYNVALIQATADANPSNDRREIAFEVRKEAYAIWIYSPQSHPDVAAIRRAIQSEANWEIHYCRNRNELDLKEARVLLAFDWDESLVQEIRDQKIPTLFIAGSQSNLRALQSLDLAKGLNRDAEEQYALTASALGLFALDAEQKALFPSWPPIEGLYGNLEVPAWAEVVLYKQIGNVQSNEALAISGSREGQRLGLLAGRGFWSWRMYNVKNEKQSRAFDQFFRRWVQYLQAQEREEPLQIEFEKELYERSPSRVIAKLYNPGGNLVNEPDLSLKLSGAYGETYDYRFSRESNLYRLKLDGLNPGLYSYTASTRLGDRSYEKRGRIWVQENSLEQQDLRARREMLDAMASQSGGKAYELKDWPQMLTDLAQLDAPEQLNERKIKRELLTKWELFFVVLILISLEWFLRKYWGRY, from the coding sequence ATGGAAATTACATTTAGCTATTCACCCTGGTATTTAGTCCCGGCTGCTCTTTTGATCGGCCTGGGACTCTTTTTTTATTATTTCCGTAAACCGGAATACACTAAAACCCAAATCTGGACCCTAGCCGCGCTGCGGTTTTTGGGACTCCTTTTGCTTTGCTTCTTTTTACTCAAGCCTCAAATTGTTGAGCGGGAGATACAAGCTTTAAAACCGCGCTTGGTTTTTCTGGAAGATCTTTCTCGATCTATGCGCTATCATCAGGATAGCCTAGCTCTAGATTCTATGTTAGGGGCCTGGCCAGCGCAAGCGGAAACACAGCTTAATAAGTATCAGCTTTTCTCTTATGTATTTGCGAATACCTTAGACGCTGACTCGGTAAAAGAAGCGGAGTTCACCAATATATATCAAGCCTTAAATGAGGTGCAGGATCGCTTTTATGGCGAACCCCTGGCGGCAGCCGTTTTACTTACAGATGGTGTTTACAATCAGGGTCGTAATCCTTTGCAATTTGCTGCTCAGTCGAATGTCCCTCTGTACATTCTTAAATATGGAAACCAAGAGCAGGCCCGCGATATAGGGATCGAAGACCTGCGCTACAATAAAAGTTTAAGCTTAGGCCGAAAGCTGAGTTTGGAAATTGATTTAGCTGCTCGCAATGCGGCAGGATCAAGCTTTAAGCTGGAAATTCGAAATGAGCAGAAGCAATTAGTGCATCAGGCCAATTTTACCGTTAATCGCGAAGAATGGTTAGAAAGCCTGATTGTAGAATTGGCTGCTGATGAAGAAGGATTACAGTCCTATAATGTGGCGCTCATCCAGGCTACAGCAGATGCTAATCCATCCAACGACCGCAGGGAGATTGCTTTTGAGGTGCGCAAGGAAGCCTATGCCATCTGGATTTACAGCCCCCAAAGTCATCCTGATGTGGCCGCAATTCGCAGAGCCATACAAAGCGAAGCGAATTGGGAGATTCATTATTGCCGCAATCGCAATGAATTGGATTTAAAAGAGGCGCGGGTATTATTGGCCTTCGACTGGGATGAAAGCCTGGTACAAGAAATTCGGGATCAGAAAATTCCTACGCTTTTTATCGCTGGATCGCAATCCAATTTAAGAGCCTTGCAAAGCTTAGATCTGGCTAAGGGATTGAATCGGGATGCGGAAGAACAATACGCTTTAACCGCCAGTGCTTTAGGCCTTTTCGCTCTGGATGCCGAGCAGAAAGCATTATTCCCCAGCTGGCCACCCATAGAAGGATTGTACGGCAATTTGGAAGTACCGGCTTGGGCCGAAGTGGTATTGTACAAGCAAATTGGCAATGTGCAAAGCAATGAAGCTCTAGCTATTTCTGGTAGCAGGGAAGGGCAACGCCTGGGTTTACTGGCAGGCCGTGGCTTTTGGTCTTGGCGTATGTACAATGTGAAAAATGAAAAGCAGAGTCGCGCTTTTGATCAGTTTTTCCGTCGTTGGGTGCAGTATCTGCAGGCTCAGGAAAGGGAAGAGCCCCTGCAAATTGAATTTGAGAAGGAGCTTTATGAACGCTCTCCATCGCGAGTAATCGCCAAGCTTTATAATCCAGGTGGTAATTTGGTAAATGAGCCTGATCTGAGCCTTAAGTTGAGTGGTGCCTATGGCGAAACCTATGACTATCGATTTAGTCGGGAGTCGAATCTCTATCGCTTGAAATTAGATGGCCTAAATCCCGGACTCTACAGCTACACCGCCAGTACCCGCTTGGGTGATCGAAGCTATGAAAAGCGAGGTAGAATATGGGTGCAGGAAAATTCTTTGGAACAACAAGATTTGCGAGCGCGTAGAGAAATGCTGGATGCCATGGCCAGCCAAAGTGGAGGTAAGGCCTATGAGCTCAAAGACTGGCCTCAAATGTTGACGGATTTAGCACAATTGGATGCACCTGAGCAATTGAATGAACGCAAGATTAAGCGGGAATTATTGACCAAATGGGAGCTCTTCTTTGTAGTTTTGATACTCATTAGTCTGGAATGGTTCCTCCGCAAATACTGGGGGCGCTATTAA
- a CDS encoding acyl-CoA thioesterase, translated as MTENSSRFEQKLHIRWSDLDPNGHVRHSVYYDFAAQLRTELFIARGIRVEDMAKAGFGPVLFEEKANFRRELHFGDDLIMSGSLKLLREDYGRFAFVHEIWRGETLCATVEVFGAFIDLKLRKLTLPPQDFIDKLSNLPRHEDFTWLPIDK; from the coding sequence ATGACAGAAAACAGTAGTCGTTTTGAGCAGAAACTCCACATTCGTTGGAGCGATCTCGATCCTAATGGTCATGTACGCCATTCCGTTTATTATGATTTTGCCGCCCAATTGCGTACCGAACTATTTATAGCTCGCGGTATAAGGGTAGAGGATATGGCTAAGGCTGGCTTTGGGCCGGTATTATTTGAGGAAAAGGCTAATTTCAGGCGCGAGCTGCATTTTGGAGATGATCTGATAATGTCGGGCTCCCTAAAACTATTACGCGAAGATTATGGCCGTTTTGCCTTTGTTCATGAGATTTGGCGGGGCGAAACTTTATGCGCTACAGTAGAGGTTTTCGGAGCCTTTATTGATCTTAAATTGCGAAAACTCACCTTGCCACCGCAAGATTTTATTGATAAGCTTAGTAACTTACCACGCCACGAGGATTTTACGTGGCTTCCGATTGACAAATAA
- a CDS encoding TonB-dependent receptor, which yields MRKIGLSLLLLGGFSAFAQPDNLGSLELKVTDRYKAQVKDAQKILEQPQYADSISQKIEVQYSINSLPLDVRMNPEPLSPARIRVVEVPELYRAFIRGGYGAYNTGLAEVYYNSKRSSKYSYGFDAQHLSTKTGVSDILYEDNAFSRNHIGGYFDRFYSKYTWHVAADVDLNKYHYYGRPMLSFLPGDDTLGLGEAPYNWYRSFGVQTSLRESREKEMGWLKQIDLRYRYFGDNYKAQENDFQVHSDWNLPAGEQKLFLELNVAYFNTKYDSLYSPSDSSRLFDQSYMQVQMKPYIRVDKGEYALDFGLNLYFLGNNDSRPVETNGGAYFFPELIVRYRAVPDVLSVVGGITGLLERNTYRDINGMSPFITTGQTSVPSRTIKAFVAAEGLLSSSTSFRVEGGYANLRSDAFLYRDPNFYLDSVSDGINVLYQDLGEFYASGSINFNWEEKFLLTASATARDFSLADNQLALYRPYFEAQVEGSYTYREKVGLGLMLNYVGARHAFVQEANPNLEAMLKPYVDLGLKIDYYYNSRIGAFINLSNLLNSHYDMYLGYRAQGINALFGFTYRF from the coding sequence ATGCGAAAGATCGGATTAAGCTTATTGCTTTTAGGTGGTTTTTCCGCCTTTGCTCAGCCAGATAATTTGGGATCTTTAGAATTAAAGGTTACCGATCGCTATAAGGCACAGGTTAAGGATGCTCAGAAGATTTTGGAGCAACCTCAGTATGCTGATAGCATCAGTCAAAAAATAGAAGTTCAATACAGTATTAACAGCTTACCGCTGGATGTACGCATGAATCCGGAACCCTTGAGTCCGGCTCGCATTCGTGTAGTTGAAGTGCCCGAATTGTACCGAGCCTTTATACGTGGTGGTTATGGTGCGTATAATACCGGCCTGGCGGAGGTTTATTACAATAGTAAACGCAGTTCTAAATACAGCTATGGCTTTGATGCCCAGCATTTGTCCACCAAAACCGGTGTGTCGGATATCCTTTACGAGGATAATGCCTTTTCGCGTAATCATATCGGGGGCTATTTCGATCGTTTCTATTCTAAATATACCTGGCATGTTGCGGCAGATGTCGACTTAAATAAATACCATTATTACGGTCGTCCTATGCTCAGTTTCTTGCCTGGAGATGATACTCTGGGTTTAGGAGAAGCTCCATATAACTGGTACCGCAGTTTTGGCGTACAGACTTCCTTGCGCGAATCCCGTGAAAAGGAGATGGGCTGGTTAAAGCAGATCGATTTGCGTTACCGCTATTTTGGGGATAATTACAAGGCACAGGAGAATGATTTTCAGGTGCATTCAGATTGGAATTTACCTGCTGGTGAGCAGAAATTATTCTTGGAGTTGAATGTAGCCTATTTCAATACCAAATACGACAGTTTATATAGTCCTTCCGATAGCTCTCGATTATTTGATCAGAGCTATATGCAAGTGCAAATGAAACCCTATATCCGCGTAGATAAAGGCGAATATGCCCTCGACTTTGGTTTGAATTTATACTTCTTAGGTAATAACGATAGCCGTCCGGTGGAGACTAATGGCGGTGCTTATTTCTTCCCCGAGTTAATCGTACGTTATCGTGCGGTTCCTGATGTTCTGAGCGTAGTAGGCGGGATTACTGGTTTATTGGAACGCAATACCTACCGCGATATTAATGGGATGAGTCCTTTTATTACTACGGGGCAAACATCAGTACCCAGCAGAACCATTAAGGCTTTTGTAGCGGCGGAAGGTTTGTTGAGTAGTTCTACTTCTTTCCGTGTTGAAGGAGGTTATGCCAATTTGCGTTCGGATGCCTTCTTATATCGCGATCCTAATTTCTATTTGGATTCTGTGAGTGATGGTATCAATGTTCTGTATCAGGATTTGGGCGAATTCTACGCCTCTGGTAGCATTAACTTTAATTGGGAGGAGAAATTCCTTTTAACGGCATCGGCCACCGCTCGTGATTTCAGCTTGGCTGATAATCAATTGGCCTTGTACCGTCCTTATTTCGAAGCGCAGGTGGAAGGAAGTTATACTTATCGCGAAAAAGTAGGCTTGGGCCTGATGTTGAATTATGTTGGTGCACGTCATGCCTTTGTGCAAGAAGCCAATCCTAATTTGGAGGCCATGTTAAAGCCCTATGTTGATTTAGGTTTAAAGATCGATTATTACTACAATTCTCGCATTGGAGCCTTTATTAACTTGAGCAATTTGCTAAACAGCCATTACGATATGTACCTCGGTTATCGGGCTCAAGGCATCAATGCCTTATTCGGTTTCACTTATCGCTTTTAG
- the fabG gene encoding 3-oxoacyl-[acyl-carrier-protein] reductase, whose product MKLLEGKVALITGASKGIGKGIAEVFAQQGCQVAFTYLSSVAQAEEVEKELSAYGIKAKGYRSDASDFEAAQQLVDDVLKDFETIDVLVNNAGITKDTLLMRMTEEDFDKVIQINLKSIFNLTKAVQRTMLKARSGSIINMSSVVGVKGNAGQANYAASKAGIIGFTKSVALELGSRNIRCNAIAPGFIETEMTDKLDEKTVQGWRDAIPLKRGGSPEDVANACLFLASNLSAYVTGQTLQVDGGMLT is encoded by the coding sequence ATGAAATTACTCGAAGGAAAAGTGGCTCTGATTACCGGAGCATCCAAAGGTATCGGTAAAGGAATTGCCGAGGTTTTTGCCCAACAAGGATGCCAGGTGGCCTTTACTTACCTTTCTTCTGTGGCTCAGGCCGAAGAGGTTGAAAAAGAATTAAGTGCCTACGGTATTAAAGCCAAAGGCTATCGCTCTGATGCTTCTGATTTTGAAGCTGCCCAACAATTGGTAGATGATGTTTTAAAGGATTTCGAAACCATCGATGTACTGGTAAATAATGCCGGTATTACCAAGGATACCCTATTAATGCGCATGACGGAAGAGGATTTCGACAAGGTGATTCAAATCAACTTGAAGTCCATCTTTAACCTTACCAAGGCCGTGCAGCGTACCATGCTGAAAGCCCGCTCCGGATCTATCATTAACATGAGCTCAGTAGTAGGAGTAAAAGGAAATGCTGGTCAGGCCAACTATGCCGCTTCTAAGGCGGGAATCATTGGTTTTACCAAATCTGTGGCCCTCGAATTAGGCTCTCGTAATATCCGTTGTAATGCCATTGCTCCCGGTTTTATCGAAACCGAAATGACCGATAAATTGGATGAGAAAACCGTTCAAGGCTGGCGCGATGCCATTCCACTGAAGCGCGGTGGTAGTCCAGAAGATGTAGCCAATGCTTGCTTATTCCTGGCCTCAAACTTATCGGCTTATGTAACCGGTCAGACCTTGCAGGTAGACGGTGGGATGTTGACCTAA
- a CDS encoding aminoacyl-histidine dipeptidase: MSEEIRNLEPQSVWGHFADLNSVPRPSKKEEKVQAFMIDFAKSQGLEWKQDEIGNILVSKPASAGMEDRKKVVLQAHLDMVCQKNKDTDFDFKTQGINMYIDGEWVKARGTTLGADNGIGVASIMAVLASKDIAHPALEALFTTDEEAGMTGAHHLQAGFLSGDILMNLDTEDDDELSIGCAGGIDTDVDWTYEEEATDAASEQAFQVKVEGLFGGHSGMDIIYGRGNANKVLNRMIYDPQEEYGWSISEFEGGGLRNAIPREAEAIVVVSKDKASEAEEYWKELGAALVKEFATTDPNIRIAVDKVDLPAQKMTATDFQRFSAALQCTHDGIRRMSPDVEDLVETSNNVAHVSLAQGKMNLKALQRSDRESAKFDIADSVGAPWRILGAKVEHSGSYPGWKLDPNSRMLGMMKDLYVELFKEEPNVLACHAGLECGLLGQHYPNLEMISFGPTIKNPHCPDEKVNIASVGKFWGYFLEALKRVPKS, encoded by the coding sequence ATGTCTGAAGAAATCAGAAACCTTGAGCCCCAGTCGGTATGGGGGCATTTTGCCGATTTAAATTCTGTACCTCGTCCTTCTAAAAAGGAAGAGAAAGTACAAGCTTTTATGATCGATTTCGCCAAGAGCCAAGGCTTGGAGTGGAAACAAGATGAAATCGGGAATATCCTGGTATCTAAACCAGCCAGCGCAGGCATGGAAGACCGCAAGAAAGTGGTTTTACAGGCGCATTTGGATATGGTTTGCCAAAAGAATAAAGACACCGATTTTGATTTCAAAACCCAGGGAATCAATATGTATATCGATGGTGAATGGGTAAAAGCCCGTGGTACCACATTGGGAGCTGATAATGGTATTGGGGTAGCCTCCATTATGGCTGTATTAGCTTCTAAAGATATTGCACATCCTGCCTTGGAAGCCTTGTTTACTACTGATGAGGAAGCTGGCATGACCGGTGCTCATCATTTGCAAGCCGGATTCTTAAGCGGAGATATTTTAATGAATCTCGATACCGAAGATGACGATGAACTCAGTATTGGTTGCGCCGGTGGTATTGATACCGATGTAGACTGGACCTATGAAGAAGAGGCTACCGATGCTGCTTCGGAACAAGCCTTTCAAGTTAAGGTAGAAGGTCTTTTTGGTGGTCATAGTGGTATGGATATCATTTACGGCCGTGGCAATGCCAATAAGGTATTGAACCGCATGATTTATGATCCTCAAGAAGAATATGGCTGGAGTATCAGCGAATTTGAAGGAGGCGGTTTACGTAATGCCATCCCGCGCGAAGCTGAAGCCATTGTGGTAGTTAGCAAGGATAAAGCAAGCGAGGCCGAAGAATATTGGAAAGAACTAGGCGCTGCTTTGGTTAAAGAGTTTGCTACTACCGATCCGAATATTCGTATTGCGGTGGATAAAGTGGATTTACCGGCTCAAAAAATGACTGCTACTGACTTCCAGCGTTTTAGTGCTGCCTTACAATGCACTCATGATGGCATTCGCCGGATGAGTCCTGATGTTGAAGATTTGGTAGAAACCAGTAATAATGTGGCTCATGTGAGTCTGGCTCAAGGCAAGATGAACTTAAAAGCCCTGCAACGTTCGGATCGCGAGAGTGCCAAATTCGACATTGCTGATTCGGTAGGGGCACCTTGGCGAATTTTAGGAGCTAAGGTAGAGCACAGTGGTTCTTATCCTGGTTGGAAGCTCGATCCAAATTCTCGTATGCTGGGCATGATGAAGGATTTGTATGTGGAGCTGTTTAAAGAGGAGCCTAATGTATTGGCTTGTCATGCCGGTTTGGAATGTGGTCTTTTAGGTCAACATTATCCCAATTTGGAGATGATCTCTTTCGGTCCAACTATCAAGAATCCACACTGCCCGGATGAGAAGGTAAACATTGCATCCGTGGGCAAGTTTTGGGGCTATTTCCTCGAAGCTTTAAAAAGGGTTCCGAAATCTTAA
- a CDS encoding prohibitin family protein produces MKQRTTFLIVLAFVAFLVVILTWNSITYTINAGEKAVIFRKFQGGLDKDKVYGQGFHVKWPWDEVYTYDVRKMESFSKMNVLDRNGLTITLDLSYRFYPKEERIGYLHDEIGANYHDKIIKPYIRSAAREVIGKYNAEELYSTKREDIQNEIFTRTAEPMGENYLVLDAILIREVKLPPKLKEAIERKLEQEQASLEYEFKLQLARKEAERQRIEAEGKARANEIISNSLTEKILKEKGIDATLKLAESKNSKVIVVGSGKDGLPLILGNQ; encoded by the coding sequence ATGAAACAAAGAACAACATTTTTGATCGTTCTGGCTTTCGTGGCATTTTTGGTAGTAATCCTCACTTGGAATTCTATCACTTATACCATTAATGCTGGCGAAAAGGCGGTAATCTTCCGCAAATTTCAAGGCGGATTGGATAAGGACAAAGTATATGGTCAGGGCTTCCATGTAAAATGGCCCTGGGATGAAGTATATACCTACGATGTTCGTAAAATGGAAAGCTTCAGTAAAATGAATGTTTTAGATCGTAATGGTCTGACTATCACCTTGGATCTTTCCTATCGCTTTTATCCCAAAGAAGAGCGCATTGGCTATTTACACGATGAAATTGGGGCCAACTATCATGATAAAATTATCAAGCCCTATATCCGATCGGCGGCCCGGGAGGTTATTGGTAAGTATAATGCAGAAGAGCTCTATTCAACTAAGAGAGAGGATATCCAAAATGAGATTTTTACCCGCACGGCCGAGCCTATGGGCGAGAACTATTTGGTATTGGATGCCATTTTAATCAGAGAGGTGAAATTACCTCCAAAATTAAAGGAGGCCATTGAGCGTAAACTCGAGCAGGAGCAGGCTTCTCTAGAGTATGAGTTTAAATTACAATTAGCCCGTAAAGAAGCCGAACGTCAGCGAATTGAAGCCGAAGGTAAGGCTCGTGCTAATGAGATTATCTCCAACTCCTTAACGGAGAAAATTCTAAAAGAAAAAGGAATTGACGCCACCTTGAAATTGGCGGAGTCTAAAAATTCCAAAGTAATAGTTGTGGGTTCTGGCAAAGATGGCCTGCCCCTCATTTTAGGAAATCAATAA
- the bshC gene encoding bacillithiol biosynthesis cysteine-adding enzyme BshC codes for MNESECIPYRQTGYFSELILDYLDHNPQLQNYISGFPEVQSFKERIESRQSFSAEKRQILADSLLQQYQETGIEPNPELLEQIESLKSEKTFTVTTGHQLNILTGPLYFIYKIVSTINLSKQLKEAYPEYNFVPIYWMASEDHDFEEISFINLFGGRLKWVNDFKGPVGHMPPFGMGKVIDELEEHLGPGKQAEEILSILRNGYHEHPNLSQATRWVVHELFKSEGLVILDADRPELKQQMLPHFKTDLFEDRIHRKVQEQSDALGQKYFAQVFPRPINLFYLKPGLRERIEYKDGEWLVLNTDIRFNESELKSELENHPERFSPNVVLRPLYQEVILPNLAYIGGGGELAYWFQLKSMFDDQAVPFPLLILRNSVLLCPEKWRNRLADLNLDPRELFQDLNDLKRNYIKERFPKDVELKDFDEQLEKMFEDLEAIAELTDRSMLGAVNAQRQKQLNGIENLRKKLIRAEKRRSSEQMEKLERAYLALFPKGGLQERHDNLTPYYASYGKGLIQRLLKDLDPLDFRFTIVRL; via the coding sequence ATGAATGAATCGGAGTGTATCCCTTACCGTCAAACCGGTTATTTTAGTGAACTGATCCTCGACTATTTAGATCATAATCCTCAATTACAGAACTATATATCGGGTTTTCCCGAAGTCCAGTCTTTTAAGGAACGCATAGAATCGCGTCAGAGTTTTTCCGCTGAAAAACGTCAAATTCTTGCAGATAGCCTCTTGCAGCAATATCAGGAAACGGGCATTGAGCCCAATCCAGAATTGCTGGAGCAGATCGAAAGCCTTAAATCGGAAAAGACCTTTACGGTTACTACCGGGCACCAGCTAAATATCCTTACCGGCCCTTTATATTTCATCTATAAAATCGTGAGTACCATCAATTTGAGTAAACAACTCAAAGAAGCGTACCCCGAATACAATTTTGTGCCCATTTACTGGATGGCCAGTGAAGATCATGACTTTGAAGAAATCTCCTTTATCAATCTCTTTGGAGGTCGATTAAAATGGGTGAATGACTTTAAAGGTCCAGTGGGGCATATGCCTCCCTTTGGCATGGGCAAAGTGATCGATGAATTGGAAGAGCATTTAGGTCCTGGTAAGCAGGCGGAAGAAATCCTGAGCATCTTACGTAATGGCTATCACGAACATCCTAATTTAAGTCAGGCTACCCGCTGGGTGGTACATGAGCTCTTTAAATCGGAGGGATTAGTCATTTTGGATGCGGATCGACCAGAATTAAAGCAGCAAATGCTTCCTCATTTTAAGACGGATCTCTTTGAAGATCGCATCCACCGAAAGGTGCAAGAACAAAGCGATGCCTTAGGCCAAAAGTATTTTGCTCAGGTGTTTCCACGACCTATTAATCTCTTTTACCTAAAGCCCGGTTTAAGGGAGCGCATTGAATATAAGGATGGCGAATGGTTGGTTTTGAATACCGATATCCGTTTTAATGAGAGCGAACTAAAATCTGAACTCGAAAATCACCCGGAGCGATTCAGCCCCAATGTGGTTTTACGTCCTTTATATCAAGAGGTGATTTTACCTAACCTGGCTTATATAGGCGGGGGAGGTGAGTTGGCATACTGGTTTCAATTGAAGTCGATGTTTGATGATCAAGCGGTGCCTTTTCCTTTGTTGATCTTGCGAAATTCGGTATTGCTTTGTCCAGAGAAATGGCGCAATCGCTTAGCTGATTTGAATTTGGATCCGCGTGAATTATTCCAGGATCTTAATGATTTGAAACGGAATTATATCAAGGAACGCTTTCCCAAAGATGTGGAGCTTAAAGATTTTGATGAGCAATTGGAAAAGATGTTCGAAGATTTGGAGGCTATTGCCGAATTAACCGACCGCTCGATGCTGGGTGCGGTTAATGCTCAAAGGCAAAAGCAATTGAATGGCATTGAAAATCTGCGTAAAAAGCTGATTCGCGCTGAAAAACGTCGCTCATCGGAGCAGATGGAGAAACTGGAACGAGCCTATTTAGCTCTGTTTCCAAAAGGTGGTTTACAGGAGCGTCATGATAATTTAACGCCCTATTATGCGAGCTATGGGAAAGGTCTAATTCAAAGACTACTGAAAGACCTCGATCCATTGGATTTTCGCTTTACCATTGTCCGTCTATAA
- a CDS encoding beta/alpha barrel domain-containing protein, giving the protein MQGLHDFIPTENKIAYLQSLLEVGFHSLDFGSFVSPKAIPQLRDTKEVLANLDLSRTQTQLLAIVANLRGAQEAAAYEEIEYLGYPFSVSEVFQKRNTNKTIAESRELVEELLELSAKQNKQLVVYVSMGFGNPYREAWSVSIVEDFCAALADRGVKILSLSDTIGTSNPESIAHLFGSLIPAFPQVEFGAHLHTHAHNWREKVDTAYAKGCRRFDGSIKGYGGCPMAADDLIGNMPTEKLLSYFNEKKVAHGVDMLAFESAYNRALQTFPL; this is encoded by the coding sequence ATGCAGGGCCTCCACGATTTTATTCCAACTGAAAATAAAATAGCCTATCTCCAATCCTTATTGGAGGTAGGCTTTCATAGTTTAGATTTTGGCAGTTTTGTTTCTCCCAAGGCTATACCACAGCTTAGAGATACCAAAGAAGTTCTGGCCAATCTGGACCTGAGCCGCACCCAAACGCAATTATTAGCCATTGTAGCTAATCTAAGGGGAGCGCAAGAGGCGGCCGCCTATGAAGAAATCGAATATCTAGGTTATCCCTTTTCGGTTTCTGAAGTATTCCAAAAACGAAATACCAATAAGACCATTGCCGAGAGCCGGGAATTGGTGGAAGAGCTTTTAGAGCTCAGCGCCAAGCAAAACAAGCAATTGGTGGTATATGTAAGCATGGGATTCGGTAATCCCTATCGCGAGGCCTGGTCGGTAAGCATAGTTGAGGATTTTTGTGCTGCTCTGGCGGATCGTGGAGTAAAGATTTTATCCTTATCCGATACTATTGGAACCTCTAATCCGGAAAGCATAGCGCATCTGTTTGGTAGCTTGATCCCTGCCTTCCCTCAAGTAGAGTTTGGCGCACATTTGCATACCCATGCTCATAATTGGCGGGAGAAAGTAGATACGGCCTATGCCAAAGGTTGTCGTCGTTTCGACGGGTCCATTAAAGGTTATGGAGGTTGCCCGATGGCAGCAGATGACCTGATTGGGAATATGCCTACCGAGAAATTACTCAGTTATTTTAATGAGAAAAAGGTGGCCCACGGAGTAGATATGTTGGCTTTTGAGTCGGCTTACAACCGTGCCTTACAAACTTTTCCGCTCTAG